The following proteins are encoded in a genomic region of Streptococcus gwangjuense:
- a CDS encoding YozE family protein, producing MRKSFYTWLMTERNPKSNSPKAILADLAFEESAFPKHTDDFDEVSRFLEENASFSFNLGDFDAIWQEYLEH from the coding sequence ATGAGAAAATCATTTTACACTTGGCTCATGACTGAGCGCAATCCTAAAAGTAATAGTCCCAAAGCTATCTTGGCAGACCTCGCTTTTGAAGAATCAGCATTTCCGAAACACACAGATGATTTTGATGAGGTGAGTCGCTTTTTGGAGGAGAACGCTAGTTTCTCTTTCAACTTAGGAGACTTTGACGCTATCTGGCAAGAATACTTAGAACACTAG
- the frr gene encoding ribosome recycling factor, with the protein MANAIIEKAKERMTQSHQSLAREFGGIRAGRANASLLDRVHVEYYGVETPLNQIASITIPEARVLLVTPFDKSSLKDIERALNASDLGITPANDGSVIRLVIPALTEETRRDLAKEVKKVGENAKVAVRNIRRDAMDEAKKQEKAKEITEDELKTLEKDIQKVTDDAVKHIDDMTANKEKELLEV; encoded by the coding sequence ATGGCTAACGCAATTATTGAAAAAGCTAAAGAGAGAATGACCCAGTCTCACCAATCACTTGCTCGTGAATTTGGTGGTATCCGTGCTGGTCGTGCCAATGCAAGCTTGCTCGACCGTGTACATGTAGAATACTATGGAGTCGAAACTCCTCTTAACCAAATCGCTTCAATTACCATTCCAGAAGCGCGTGTTTTGTTGGTAACACCATTTGACAAGTCTTCATTGAAAGACATCGAACGTGCCTTGAATGCCTCTGATCTTGGTATCACACCAGCTAACGACGGTTCTGTGATCCGCTTGGTTATCCCAGCTCTTACAGAAGAAACTCGTCGTGATCTTGCTAAAGAAGTGAAGAAGGTCGGTGAAAATGCTAAAGTGGCTGTCCGCAATATCCGTCGTGATGCTATGGACGAAGCTAAGAAACAAGAAAAAGCAAAAGAAATCACTGAAGACGAATTGAAGACTCTTGAAAAAGACATTCAAAAAGTAACAGACGATGCTGTCAAACACATCGACGACATGACTGCCAACAAAGAGAAAGAACTTTTGGAAGTCTAA
- the proC gene encoding pyrroline-5-carboxylate reductase has product MKIGFIGLGNMGASLAKSVLQAKTCDDILLANRSQAKVDAFIANFGGQASSNDEIFAEADVIFLGVKPAQFSELLSQYQTILEKRESLLLISMAAGLTLEKLVSLIPSQHRIIRMMPNTPASIGQGVISYALSSNCRAEDSELFCQLLTKAGLLVELGEGLIDAATGLAGCGPAFVYLFIEALADAGVQTGLPRETALKMAAQTVVGAGRLVLESQEHPGVLKDQVCSPGGSTIAGVASLEAHAFRGTVMDAVHQSYKRTQELGK; this is encoded by the coding sequence ATGAAGATTGGATTTATCGGTTTGGGGAATATGGGTGCTAGCTTGGCCAAGTCTGTTTTGCAGGCCAAGACGTGTGATGACATTCTTCTTGCCAATCGTAGTCAAGCCAAGGTGGATGCTTTCATCGCCAACTTTGGTGGTCAGGCTTCCAGCAATGACGAAATCTTTGCAGAAGCAGATGTGATTTTTCTAGGAGTGAAGCCTGCTCAGTTTTCTGAACTGCTTTCTCAATACCAGACCATCCTTGAAAAAAGAGAAAGTCTTCTTTTGATTTCCATGGCAGCTGGATTGACTTTAGAAAAACTAGTAAGTCTTATCCCAAGTCAACACCGAATTATTCGTATGATGCCAAATACCCCTGCTTCTATCGGACAAGGAGTGATTAGTTATGCCTTGTCTTCTAATTGCAGGGCTGAGGACAGTGAGCTCTTTTGTCAGCTTTTAACTAAGGCTGGTCTCTTGGTTGAACTGGGAGAAGGATTAATCGACGCGGCGACAGGTCTTGCAGGTTGTGGACCGGCCTTTGTCTATCTCTTTATCGAAGCCTTGGCAGATGCAGGTGTTCAGACAGGATTACCACGAGAAACAGCATTGAAAATGGCAGCTCAAACAGTTGTCGGCGCTGGACGATTGGTCCTAGAAAGCCAAGAGCATCCTGGAGTCTTGAAAGACCAAGTTTGTAGCCCAGGAGGTTCGACTATCGCTGGTGTAGCAAGCTTAGAAGCGCATGCTTTTCGAGGAACAGTCATGGATGCAGTTCATCAATCCTACAAACGAACACAAGAATTAGGTAAATAA
- the yabA gene encoding DNA replication initiation control protein YabA, which translates to MDKKELFDALDDFSQQLLVTLADVEAIKKNLKSLVEENTALRLENSKLRERLGEVEADAPVKAKHVRESVRRIYKDGFHVCNDFYGQRREQDEECMFCDELLYRE; encoded by the coding sequence ATGGACAAAAAAGAATTATTTGACGCGCTGGATGATTTTTCCCAACAGTTATTGGTAACCTTGGCCGATGTGGAAGCCATCAAGAAAAATCTCAAGAGCCTGGTAGAGGAAAATACAGCTCTTCGTTTGGAAAATAGTAAGTTGCGCGAACGTTTGGGTGAGGTGGAAGCAGACGCTCCTGTCAAGGCTAAGCATGTTCGTGAAAGTGTCCGTCGAATTTATAAAGATGGTTTTCACGTATGTAATGATTTTTATGGACAACGTCGAGAGCAGGATGAGGAATGTATGTTCTGTGACGAGTTGTTATACAGGGAGTAG
- the proB gene encoding glutamate 5-kinase → MKFKRIVFKVGTSSLTNEDGSLSRSKVKAITQQLAMLHEAGHELILVSSGAIAAGFGALGFKKRPTKIADKQASAAVGQGLLLEEYTTNLLLRQIVSAQILLTQDDFVDKRRYKNAHQALSVLLSRGAIPIINENDSVVIDELKVGDNDTLSAQVASMVQADLLVLLTDVDGLYTGNPNSDPTAKRLEKIETINREIIDMAGGAGSSNGTGGMLTKIKAATIATESGVPVYICSSLKSDAMIEAAEETKDGSYFVAQEKGLRTQKQWLAFYAQSQGSIWVDKGAAEALSQHGKSLLLSGVVDAEGSFSYGDIVTVFDKESGKSLGKGRVQFGASALEDMLRSQKAKGVLIHRDDWISITPEIQLLFTEF, encoded by the coding sequence ATGAAATTCAAACGGATTGTCTTTAAGGTGGGGACTTCTTCTCTGACGAATGAGGATGGAAGTTTATCACGTAGTAAAGTAAAAGCTATTACCCAACAGTTGGCTATGCTGCACGAGGCTGGTCATGAATTGATTTTGGTGTCGTCAGGTGCCATTGCGGCTGGTTTTGGGGCTTTAGGATTTAAAAAGCGTCCGACTAAGATTGCTGATAAACAGGCTTCAGCAGCGGTAGGACAAGGGCTTTTGTTGGAAGAATACACGACCAATCTTCTCTTGCGCCAAATCGTTTCTGCACAAATTTTGCTGACTCAGGATGATTTTGTGGATAAGCGCCGTTATAAAAATGCCCATCAGGCTTTGTCAGTTCTACTTAGCCGTGGCGCGATTCCTATTATCAATGAGAATGACAGTGTCGTTATTGATGAGCTCAAGGTCGGGGACAATGACACTCTAAGTGCTCAGGTAGCATCCATGGTCCAAGCAGACCTTTTGGTCCTCCTGACAGACGTAGACGGTCTTTATACTGGAAATCCTAATTCAGATCCAACAGCCAAACGCTTGGAGAAAATCGAGACTATCAATCGTGAGATTATTGATATGGCCGGTGGGGCAGGTTCTTCAAACGGAACTGGGGGCATGCTAACAAAAATCAAGGCTGCAACTATTGCGACAGAATCAGGAGTTCCTGTTTATATCTGCTCATCCTTGAAGTCAGATGCCATGATTGAGGCAGCTGAGGAGACCAAGGATGGTTCCTACTTTGTTGCTCAAGAGAAGGGACTTCGTACCCAGAAACAATGGCTGGCCTTTTATGCTCAGAGTCAAGGTTCTATTTGGGTTGATAAAGGGGCTGCAGAAGCTCTTTCTCAACATGGAAAGAGTCTTCTCTTATCTGGTGTTGTTGACGCAGAAGGATCCTTTTCTTACGGTGATATCGTGACAGTATTTGACAAGGAAAGTGGAAAATCACTTGGAAAAGGACGTGTGCAATTTGGAGCATCTGCTTTGGAGGATATGTTGCGTTCTCAAAAAGCCAAGGGGGTCTTGATTCACCGTGACGATTGGATTTCCATTACTCCTGAAATCCAACTACTCTTTACAGAATTTTAG
- the trmFO gene encoding methylenetetrahydrofolate--tRNA-(uracil(54)-C(5))-methyltransferase (FADH(2)-oxidizing) TrmFO, with the protein MSQSYINVIGAGLAGSEAAYQIAERGIPVKLYEMRGVKSTPQHKTDNFAELVCSNSLRGDALTNAVGLLKEEMRRLGSVILESAEATRVPAGGALAVDRDGFSQMVTEKVANHPLIEVVRDEITELPTDVITVVATGPLTSDALAEKIHALNDGDGFYFYDAAAPIIDVNTIDMSKVYLKSRYDKGEAAYLNAPMTKQEFMDFHEALVNAEEAPLNSFEKEKYFEGCMPIEVMAKRGIKTMLYGPMKPVGLEYPDDYTGPRDGEFKTPYAVVQLRQDNAAGSLYNIVGFQTHLKWGEQKRVFQMIPGLENAEFVRYGVMHRNSYMDSPNLLEQTYRSKKQPNLFFAGQMTGVEGYVESAASGLVAGINAARLFKGESEAIFPETTAIGSLAHYITHADSKHFQPMNVNFGIIKELEGERIRDKKARYEKIAERALSDLEEFLTV; encoded by the coding sequence GTGTCTCAATCTTATATCAATGTTATCGGTGCTGGTTTGGCAGGTTCTGAAGCTGCCTACCAAATTGCAGAACGTGGTATTCCAGTTAAACTTTATGAAATGCGTGGTGTCAAGTCAACACCCCAGCACAAAACAGACAATTTTGCTGAGTTGGTTTGCTCCAATTCTCTTCGCGGTGATGCTCTGACTAATGCTGTCGGGCTTCTCAAGGAAGAAATGCGTCGCTTGGGTTCTGTTATTTTGGAATCTGCTGAAGCAACCCGTGTTCCTGCAGGAGGTGCGCTTGCGGTGGACCGAGATGGTTTCTCTCAAATGGTGACCGAAAAAGTGGCTAACCACCCTTTGATTGAAGTGGTGCGTGATGAAATTACAGAATTGCCGACAGATGTTATTACAGTTGTGGCGACTGGTCCTTTGACAAGTGATGCCTTGGCTGAAAAAATTCATGCCCTTAATGATGGCGATGGTTTCTATTTCTACGATGCGGCAGCGCCTATTATCGATGTCAATACTATCGATATGAGCAAGGTTTATCTTAAGTCTCGTTATGATAAGGGGGAAGCGGCCTACCTCAATGCCCCTATGACCAAGCAAGAGTTTATGGATTTCCATGAAGCCTTGGTCAATGCGGAAGAAGCTCCGCTTAATTCTTTCGAAAAGGAAAAGTATTTTGAAGGTTGTATGCCTATCGAAGTTATGGCCAAGCGTGGTATTAAAACCATGCTTTATGGTCCTATGAAGCCAGTGGGGCTTGAGTATCCGGACGACTATACTGGACCTCGTGATGGCGAATTTAAAACACCTTATGCGGTTGTGCAACTTCGTCAGGATAATGCAGCTGGTAGCCTCTATAATATCGTTGGTTTCCAGACCCACCTCAAATGGGGAGAACAAAAGCGTGTCTTCCAAATGATTCCAGGTCTTGAAAATGCGGAGTTTGTCCGTTATGGTGTCATGCACCGCAATTCTTATATGGATTCACCAAATCTTCTTGAACAGACCTATCGTTCTAAGAAACAACCAAATCTCTTCTTTGCTGGTCAGATGACGGGTGTGGAAGGCTATGTTGAGTCCGCAGCGTCAGGATTAGTTGCGGGAATTAATGCGGCTCGTCTCTTCAAGGGAGAAAGCGAGGCTATTTTCCCAGAAACAACAGCGATTGGAAGTTTAGCTCATTACATCACCCATGCCGACAGCAAGCATTTCCAACCAATGAATGTTAACTTTGGAATTATCAAGGAGTTGGAAGGCGAACGTATCCGTGATAAGAAGGCTCGTTATGAAAAAATTGCAGAGCGTGCCCTCAGTGATTTAGAGGAATTTTTAACAGTCTAA
- a CDS encoding DNA polymerase III subunit delta' — MKQDQLKAWQPDQFDRFVRILEQDQLNHAYLFSGFFGSLEMAQFLAKSLFCAEKVGVLPCEKCRNCKLIEQGEFPDVTLIKPVNQVIKTERIRELVGQFSQAGIESQQQVFIIEQAEKMHPNAANSLLKVIEEPQSEVYIFFLTSDEEKILPTIRSRTQIFHFKKQEEKLILLLEQMGLVKKKATLLAQFSQSRAEAEKLANQAGFWTLVDESERLLTWLVAKKKESYLQVAKLASLADDKEKQDQVLRILEVLCGQDILQARVRVILQDLLEARKMWQANVSFQNAMEYLVLKEI, encoded by the coding sequence ATGAAACAAGATCAACTAAAGGCCTGGCAGCCAGATCAGTTTGACCGTTTTGTCCGTATCCTAGAACAAGACCAGCTCAATCACGCCTATCTTTTTTCAGGTTTCTTTGGAAGTTTGGAAATGGCGCAATTTTTGGCTAAGAGCCTCTTCTGTGCAGAGAAGGTAGGCGTTTTACCATGTGAGAAATGCCGAAATTGTAAGCTGATTGAACAGGGAGAATTTCCCGATGTCACTTTGATTAAGCCAGTCAATCAGGTCATAAAGACAGAACGCATTCGGGAATTGGTGGGACAATTTTCCCAAGCAGGGATTGAAAGCCAGCAGCAGGTCTTTATTATCGAGCAAGCTGAGAAAATGCATCCTAATGCAGCCAATTCTCTGCTCAAGGTCATCGAAGAACCCCAGAGTGAGGTTTATATTTTCTTCTTGACCAGCGATGAGGAAAAGATCTTACCAACCATCCGCAGTCGGACGCAAATTTTTCACTTTAAAAAACAAGAAGAGAAGCTCATCTTGCTCTTAGAACAAATGGGACTGGTTAAGAAAAAAGCGACTCTCCTAGCTCAGTTTAGTCAATCGCGAGCTGAAGCAGAAAAGTTGGCTAATCAGGCAGGTTTTTGGACCTTGGTCGATGAAAGTGAACGCCTGCTGACTTGGTTAGTGGCTAAGAAAAAAGAAAGTTATCTGCAGGTTGCTAAACTAGCTAGCTTGGCAGATGACAAGGAAAAACAAGACCAGGTTTTACGGATTCTTGAAGTTCTCTGTGGACAAGATATCCTACAAGCAAGAGTAAGAGTGATTCTACAAGATTTGCTAGAAGCTAGAAAAATGTGGCAAGCTAATGTCAGCTTTCAAAATGCCATGGAATATCTGGTCTTGAAAGAAATATAA
- the rsmI gene encoding 16S rRNA (cytidine(1402)-2'-O)-methyltransferase, which translates to MQIQKSFKGQSPYGKLYLVATPIGNLDDMTFRAIQTLKEVDWIAAEDTRNTGLLLKHFDISTKQISFHEHNAKEKIPDLIGFLKAGQSIAQVSDAGLPSISDPGHDLVKVAIEEEIAVVTVPGASAGISALIASGLAPQPHIFYGFLPRKSGQQKQFFDSKKDYPETQIFYESPHRVADTLENMLAVYGDRLVVLVRELTKIYEEYQRGTISELLESIAATPLKGECLLIVEGASQDVEEKDEEDLFLEIQARIQQGMKKNQAIKEVAKIYQWNKSQLYAAYHEWEENQEND; encoded by the coding sequence ATGCAGATTCAAAAAAGTTTTAAGGGGCAGTCTCCCTACGGCAAGCTGTACCTAGTTGCAACGCCGATTGGCAATCTAGACGATATGACCTTTCGAGCTATCCAGACCTTGAAAGAAGTGGACTGGATTGCTGCTGAGGACACGCGCAATACGGGGCTTTTGCTCAAGCATTTTGATATTTCCACCAAGCAGATTAGTTTTCATGAGCACAATGCCAAGGAAAAGATTCCTGATTTGATTGGTTTCTTGAAAGCAGGGCAAAGTATTGCTCAGGTATCGGATGCAGGTTTGCCAAGCATCTCAGACCCTGGTCATGATTTGGTTAAGGTAGCCATTGAGGAAGAAATTGCAGTTGTCACCGTTCCAGGTGCCTCTGCAGGGATTTCTGCCTTGATTGCCAGTGGTTTAGCGCCACAGCCACATATCTTTTACGGCTTTTTACCGAGAAAATCAGGCCAGCAAAAGCAATTTTTCGACTCGAAAAAAGACTATCCTGAAACTCAGATTTTCTATGAATCGCCCCATCGTGTAGCTGATACGTTGGAAAATATGCTAGCAGTTTATGGCGACCGCTTGGTGGTCTTGGTTAGAGAATTGACCAAAATCTATGAAGAATACCAAAGAGGTACCATTTCTGAATTGCTGGAAAGTATCGCTGCAACGCCACTCAAGGGCGAATGCCTTCTCATTGTTGAAGGTGCCAGCCAAGATGTGGAGGAAAAAGATGAGGAGGACTTGTTCTTAGAAATCCAAGCCCGTATCCAGCAAGGTATGAAGAAAAATCAAGCTATCAAGGAAGTCGCTAAGATTTACCAGTGGAATAAGAGTCAACTCTATGCTGCCTACCACGAATGGGAAGAAAATCAAGAAAATGACTAA
- the pyrH gene encoding UMP kinase: protein MANPKYKRILIKLSGEALAGERGVGIDIQTVQTIAKEIQEVHSLGIEIALVIGGGNLWRGEPAAEAGMDRVQADYTGMLGTVMNALVMADSLQQVGVDTRVQTAIAMQQVAEPYVRGRALRHLEKGRIVIFGAGIGSPYFSTDTTAALRAAEIEADAILMAKNGVDGVYNADPKKDKTAVKFEELTHRDVINKGLRIMDSTASTLSMDNDIDLVVFNMNQPGNIKRVVFGENIGTTVSNNIEEKE from the coding sequence ATGGCGAATCCCAAGTATAAACGTATTTTAATCAAGTTATCAGGTGAAGCCCTTGCCGGTGAACGTGGCGTAGGGATTGATATCCAAACAGTTCAAACAATCGCAAAAGAGATTCAAGAAGTTCATAGCTTAGGTATCGAAATTGCCCTTGTTATCGGTGGAGGAAATCTTTGGCGTGGAGAACCTGCTGCTGAAGCGGGTATGGACCGCGTTCAGGCAGATTACACAGGAATGCTTGGGACTGTTATGAATGCTCTTGTGATGGCAGATTCATTGCAACAAGTTGGAGTTGATACACGTGTACAAACAGCTATTGCCATGCAACAAGTGGCAGAGCCTTATGTCCGTGGACGTGCCCTTCGTCATCTTGAAAAAGGCCGTATCGTTATCTTTGGTGCTGGAATTGGTTCACCTTACTTCTCAACAGATACAACAGCGGCTCTTCGTGCAGCTGAAATCGAAGCGGATGCTATCCTTATGGCTAAAAATGGCGTAGATGGTGTTTACAATGCCGATCCTAAGAAGGACAAGACAGCTGTTAAATTTGAAGAATTGACCCACCGTGATGTTATTAACAAAGGTCTTCGTATCATGGACTCAACAGCTTCAACCCTCTCAATGGATAACGACATTGACTTGGTTGTCTTCAACATGAACCAACCAGGCAACATCAAACGTGTCGTATTTGGTGAAAATATCGGAACAACAGTTTCAAATAATATCGAAGAAAAGGAATAA
- a CDS encoding glutamate-5-semialdehyde dehydrogenase translates to MVSTQEQFEQVQAVKKSINTASEVVKNQALLAMADHLVAATEEILAANALDMEAAKGKISDVMLDRLYLDAGRIEAMATGIREVVALPDPIGEVLETSHLENGLVITKKRVAMGVIGIIYESRPNVTSDAVALALKSGNAVVLRSGKDAYQTAHAIVTALKKGLETTTIHPDVIQLVEDTSRESSYAMMKAKGYLDLLIPRGGAGLINAVVENAIVPVIETGTGIVHVYVDKDADEDKALSIINNAKTSRPSVCNAMEVLLVHEDKAASFLPRLEQVLVENRKEAGLEPIQFRLDSKASQFVSGKVAEAKDFDTEFLDYVLAVKVVSSLEEAIAHIEAHSTHHSDAIVTENAEAAAYFTDQVDSAAVYVNASTRFTDGGQFGLGCEMGISTQKLHARGPMGLKELTSYKYVITGDGQIRE, encoded by the coding sequence ATGGTAAGTACACAAGAACAATTTGAACAGGTACAGGCTGTTAAAAAATCAATCAACACAGCCAGTGAAGTCGTGAAAAACCAAGCTCTGCTAGCCATGGCTGATCACTTAGTGGCTGCTACTGAGGAAATTTTAGCGGCCAATGCCCTCGATATGGAAGCGGCCAAGGGTAAAATCTCAGATGTGATGCTGGATCGTCTTTATTTGGATGCAGGGCGTATAGAAGCAATGGCAACTGGGATTCGTGAAGTGGTTGCCTTACCAGATCCAATAGGTGAAGTTTTAGAAACAAGTCATCTTGAAAATGGTTTGGTTATCACCAAAAAACGTGTGGCTATGGGTGTTATCGGTATTATCTATGAAAGTCGTCCAAATGTGACGTCAGACGCAGTTGCTTTGGCTCTCAAGAGTGGAAATGCGGTTGTTCTTCGTAGTGGGAAGGATGCCTATCAAACTGCCCATGCCATTGTCACAGCCTTGAAGAAGGGCTTGGAAACGACTACTATTCACCCAGATGTGATTCAACTGGTGGAAGATACCAGCCGTGAAAGTAGCTATGCCATGATGAAGGCCAAGGGCTATCTAGACCTTCTCATTCCTCGTGGAGGGGCTGGCTTGATCAATGCCGTGGTTGAGAATGCGATTGTACCTGTTATCGAAACAGGGACTGGGATTGTCCATGTTTATGTGGATAAGGACGCAGACGAAGACAAGGCCCTGTCTATCATCAACAATGCTAAAACCAGTCGTCCTTCTGTCTGCAATGCCATGGAGGTTCTGCTGGTTCATGAAGACAAGGCAGCAAGTTTCCTTCCTCGCTTGGAGCAAGTGCTGGTTGAGAATCGAAAAGAAGCTGGGTTGGAACCAATTCAATTCCGCTTGGATAGCAAAGCAAGCCAGTTTGTTTCAGGTAAAGTAGCTGAAGCAAAAGACTTTGACACCGAGTTTTTAGACTATGTTCTAGCTGTTAAGGTTGTGAGCAGTTTAGAAGAAGCGATTGCCCATATTGAAGCCCACAGTACCCATCATTCGGATGCCATTGTGACTGAAAATGCTGAAGCTGCAGCTTACTTTACAGATCAAGTGGACTCTGCAGCGGTGTATGTTAATGCCTCAACTCGTTTCACAGATGGTGGCCAATTTGGTCTTGGTTGTGAAATGGGGATTTCTACTCAGAAATTGCACGCGCGTGGTCCCATGGGCTTGAAAGAGTTGACCAGCTACAAGTATGTGATCACTGGTGATGGACAGATAAGGGAGTAA
- the cvfB gene encoding RNA-binding virulence regulatory protein CvfB, translating to MNTNLASFIVGLIIDENDRFYFVQKDGQTYALSKEEGQHTVGDTVKGFAYTDMKQKLRLTTLEVTATQDQFGWGTVTEVRKDLGVFVDTGLPDKEIVVSLDILPELKELWPKKGDQLYIRLEVDKKDRIWGLLAYQEDFQRLARPAYNNMQNQNWPAIVYRLKLSGTFVYLPENNMLGFIHPSERYVEPRLGQVLDARVIGFREVDRTLNLSLKPRSFEMLENDAQMILTYLESNGGFMTLNDKSSPEDIKATFGISKGQFKKALGGLMKAGKIKQDQFGTELI from the coding sequence ATGAATACAAATCTTGCAAGTTTTATCGTTGGACTTATCATCGATGAAAATGATCGTTTCTACTTTGTGCAAAAGGATGGTCAGACCTATGCACTTTCCAAGGAAGAAGGTCAACATACGGTAGGTGATACGGTCAAAGGTTTTGCTTACACGGATATGAAGCAAAAACTCCGCTTGACCACTCTAGAAGTGACTGCTACTCAGGACCAATTTGGTTGGGGGACTGTAACAGAAGTTCGTAAAGATTTGGGTGTTTTTGTAGATACAGGTCTTCCTGACAAGGAAATCGTGGTGTCACTCGATATTCTCCCTGAGCTCAAGGAACTCTGGCCTAAGAAGGGTGACCAACTCTACATCCGTCTTGAAGTGGACAAGAAAGACCGTATCTGGGGACTCTTGGCCTATCAAGAAGACTTCCAACGTCTGGCTCGTCCTGCCTACAACAACATGCAGAACCAAAACTGGCCAGCTATTGTATACCGTCTCAAGCTGTCAGGAACTTTTGTTTACCTGCCAGAAAATAACATGCTTGGCTTTATCCATCCTAGCGAGCGCTATGTAGAGCCACGTTTGGGTCAAGTTTTAGATGCGCGTGTTATTGGTTTCCGTGAAGTGGACCGTACCTTGAACCTTTCCCTCAAACCACGTTCTTTTGAAATGTTGGAAAATGATGCTCAGATGATTTTGACTTACTTGGAAAGCAATGGCGGTTTTATGACCTTGAATGATAAGTCATCCCCTGAGGATATCAAGGCAACCTTTGGTATTTCTAAAGGTCAGTTCAAGAAAGCACTCGGTGGTTTGATGAAGGCTGGCAAAATCAAGCAAGACCAGTTTGGGACAGAGTTGATCTAG
- the tmk gene encoding dTMP kinase translates to MSKGFLVSLEGPEGAGKTSVLEALLPILEEKGVEVLTTREPGGVLIGEKIREVILDPSHTQMDAKTELLLYIASRRQHLVEKVLPALEAGKLVIMDRFIDSSLAYQGFGRGLDIDAIDWLNQFATDGLKPDLTLYFDIEVEEGLARIAANSNREVNRLDLEGLDLHKKVRQGYLSLLDKEGSRIVKIDASFPLEQVVETTKSVLFDRMGLAK, encoded by the coding sequence ATGTCAAAAGGATTTTTAGTCTCTCTTGAGGGACCAGAGGGGGCAGGAAAGACCAGTGTTTTAGAGGCTCTGCTACCAATTTTAGAGGAAAAAGGGGTAGAGGTGCTGACGACCCGTGAACCAGGCGGAGTCTTGATTGGGGAGAAGATTCGGGAAGTAATTTTGGACCCAAGTCATACTCAGATGGATGCGAAGACAGAACTTCTTCTCTATATCGCCAGTCGCAGACAGCACTTGGTGGAAAAAGTTCTTCCAGCACTTGAAGCTGGCAAGTTGGTCATTATGGACCGCTTCATCGATAGTTCTCTTGCCTATCAGGGATTTGGTCGTGGCTTGGATATTGACGCCATTGACTGGCTCAATCAGTTTGCGACAGACGGCCTTAAACCCGATTTGACACTCTATTTTGATATCGAGGTGGAAGAGGGACTGGCTCGCATTGCTGCTAATAGCAATCGTGAGGTCAATCGTTTGGACTTGGAAGGATTGGACTTGCATAAAAAAGTCCGTCAAGGTTACCTTTCTCTTCTGGACAAAGAAGGAAGTCGTATTGTCAAGATTGATGCTAGTTTTCCTTTGGAGCAAGTTGTGGAAACTACCAAGTCTGTCTTGTTTGATAGAATGGGATTGGCTAAATGA